Below is a window of Halogeometricum rufum DNA.
GTGGTCCAGACGGCGTACCACGCCGGCTACTTCGAGGACCCGCGGGCGTACTCGGGGGAGGCCGTCGCGGACGTTCTCGACATCTCGCCCGCGGCGTTCTACCGGCACGTCCGGACCGTCCAGCGCAAACTGTTCGCCGCCCTGTTCGAGGAGACGCAGTATTCGGCAAGTATTGCAAACTATGGTTGAATACTGAACCTCCCGCGACGGAGTGGGGTCACAGTTCAACGAACACGTTCAACCTAATATTCCTATTACCCCTGATAGGGCGAAGCGCCCGAGATACCATGTCGTTCTGGAAAGACAGCCCCGCGAAACCGGCCGAACAGTCCACCTACGAATGCTTCGAGTGCGGGAACGTGGTCGAATCCGGGTCGGGTCCGGCGACCTGTCCCGAGTGCGGCGGCGCGCTGAGAAACCGCGGGACACCGATGGAGTGAGATGGCCGCGAACACCGACCGGGCCGCGGAGGAGACGGCGTCGCCGCCGGCCGAGGAGGCGTCCGCCGTCGAAACCGCCCGCACACAACTGAACCGGGCCGCGGAGCGACTGGACGTCGACCCGAACGTCGTCGAACGCCTCCGACACCCGCACGCCGTCCACGAGGTGCGGATGCCGGTCGAACGCGACGACGGCACGTTGGAGGTGTTCGTCGGCTACCGCGCGCAACACGACAGCGTCCGCGGGCCGTACAAGGGCGGCATCCGGTTCCACCCCGGCGTGACGCGCGACGAGTGCGTCGGCCTGTCGATGTGGATGACGTGGAAGTGCGCGGTGATGGACCTGCCGTTCGGCGGCGCGAAGGGCGGCGTCGTCGTGAACCCCAAGGACCTCTCGGAGGGGGAGACCGAGCGGTTGACCCGCCGATTCGCACAGGAACTGCGCGACGTCGTCGGCCCGCACACGGACATCCCCGCGCCGGACATGGGGACGGACGCGCAGACGATGTCGTGGTTCATGGACGCCTACTCGATGCAGGAGGGCGAGACGGTGCCCGGCGTCGTCACCGGTAAGCCGCCGGTCGTCGGCGGCAGTCACGGGCGCGACGGCGCGCCGGGCCGGAGCGTCGCCATCGTCGCGCGCGAAGCGGCCGCC
It encodes the following:
- the gdhB gene encoding glutamate dehydrogenase GdhB, translated to MAANTDRAAEETASPPAEEASAVETARTQLNRAAERLDVDPNVVERLRHPHAVHEVRMPVERDDGTLEVFVGYRAQHDSVRGPYKGGIRFHPGVTRDECVGLSMWMTWKCAVMDLPFGGAKGGVVVNPKDLSEGETERLTRRFAQELRDVVGPHTDIPAPDMGTDAQTMSWFMDAYSMQEGETVPGVVTGKPPVVGGSHGRDGAPGRSVAIVAREAAAHHGIDLSGATVAVQGFGSVGANAARLLDDWGATVVAVSDVNGAVYDPDGLDTHAVPTHEEEPEAVMTHEAPETLSNEAVLELDVDILVPAAVGNVLTADNADRVRADVVVEGANGPTTAAADEMLDDRGVPVIPDILANAGGVTVSYFEWLQDINRRAWPLERVHAELEEEMLAAWDAVRAEFDDGARTWRDAAYAVALRRVAAAHDARGVWP
- a CDS encoding rubrerythrin-like domain-containing protein produces the protein MSFWKDSPAKPAEQSTYECFECGNVVESGSGPATCPECGGALRNRGTPME